One genomic window of Actinoplanes lobatus includes the following:
- the dapE gene encoding succinyl-diaminopimelate desuccinylase, with the protein MTSLDLTGDVVDLTRTICDIPSVSGDEKALADAVEAALHAYPHLEVLRDGDAVVARTSLGRPARVVIAGHLDTVPIADNLPCVMDGDILRGRGTVDMKAGVAVMLRLAAGLTAPRHDLTFVFYDHEEVAAKLNGLGRLVRNHPEWLAGDFAILGEPSDGTVEGGCQGTIRIKITVPGVAAHAARSWKGSNAIHSAGAVLDVLRAYVPRQPVVDGLRYHEGLNAVKIEGGIAGNVIPDLCTVYVNHRFAPDRDVAGAEAHLREVFAGFEVEVVDAAPGARPGLDQPVAKEFVELVGLPPAPKLGWTDVSRFAALGIPAINFGPGDPLLAHTDGEHVPVPEIRRTLEVLTTWLS; encoded by the coding sequence ATGACCAGCCTCGATCTGACCGGTGATGTTGTCGACCTCACTCGGACCATCTGTGACATACCGTCCGTCAGCGGCGATGAGAAGGCCCTGGCCGACGCCGTCGAGGCCGCCCTGCACGCATACCCGCACCTCGAAGTGCTGCGTGACGGTGACGCCGTGGTCGCCCGGACGTCGCTGGGCCGCCCGGCCCGGGTGGTGATCGCCGGCCACCTGGACACCGTGCCGATCGCCGACAACCTGCCCTGCGTCATGGACGGCGACATCCTCCGCGGCCGCGGGACGGTCGACATGAAGGCGGGCGTGGCCGTGATGCTCCGGCTCGCGGCCGGGCTGACCGCGCCGCGGCACGACCTGACGTTCGTCTTCTACGACCACGAGGAGGTCGCGGCGAAGCTCAACGGGCTGGGACGGCTGGTCCGCAACCACCCGGAGTGGCTGGCCGGCGACTTCGCGATCCTCGGTGAGCCGTCCGACGGCACGGTCGAGGGCGGCTGCCAGGGCACCATCCGGATCAAGATCACCGTGCCGGGTGTGGCGGCGCACGCGGCCCGCTCCTGGAAGGGCAGCAACGCCATCCACAGCGCCGGGGCCGTGCTCGACGTGCTGCGTGCCTATGTGCCGCGGCAGCCGGTCGTCGACGGCCTGCGCTACCACGAGGGCCTCAACGCCGTGAAGATCGAGGGCGGCATCGCCGGCAACGTCATCCCCGACCTGTGCACCGTCTACGTGAACCACCGTTTCGCCCCGGACCGGGACGTGGCCGGCGCCGAGGCGCACCTGCGGGAGGTGTTCGCCGGCTTCGAGGTCGAGGTGGTCGACGCCGCGCCGGGCGCCCGGCCGGGGCTGGACCAGCCGGTCGCCAAGGAGTTCGTCGAGCTGGTCGGCCTGCCGCCGGCCCCGAAGCTCGGCTGGACGGATGTGTCCCGCTTCGCCGCGCTGGGCATCCCCGCGATCAATTTCGGTCCCGGCGACCCGCTGCTGGCCCACACCGACGGCGAGCACGTGCCGGTGCCGGAGATCCGCCGCACCCTCGAGGTGCTCACCACCTGGCTGAGCTGA
- the argH gene encoding argininosuccinate lyase: MSERGDGVPESDEPTRLWGGRFAGGPAEALARLSVSVQFDWRLAPYDLLASRAHARVLANAGLLDAGELGRILAALDDLASACAAGEFRPTIEDEDVHTALERGLLERLGALGGKLRAGRSRNDQVATDLRLYLRDHARGVAVALIELADALTEQAARNVDTPAPGLTHVQHAQPVSFGHWLLAHVQPLLRDLERLSDWDVRTAISPLGSGALAGSSLPLDPAAVAKELGFTAPAANSMDAVADRDFVAEFLFVTALIGVHLSRLGEEVVLWTSTEFGWVELDDAFATGSSIMPQKKNADIAELARGKSGRLVGGLVAVLTMLKGLPLTYDRDMQEDKEPAFDAVDTLELLLPALAGMVSTMTVRVDRLAAAAPVGFSLATEVADWLVRKGVPFRDAHEITGKLVALCSARECELEDLTDDDLKTVSEHLDPSVRQVLSVSSALAARTTPGSTGPGPVAEQLAVVQHKLDTWRQWAVEKVVPR, encoded by the coding sequence GTGAGCGAACGAGGAGATGGTGTGCCGGAGAGCGACGAGCCGACGAGGCTGTGGGGTGGCCGTTTCGCCGGTGGACCGGCCGAGGCGCTGGCCCGGCTGAGTGTCAGCGTCCAGTTCGACTGGCGGCTCGCGCCGTATGATCTGCTCGCCTCCCGTGCGCATGCCCGGGTCCTGGCGAACGCGGGTCTGCTCGACGCCGGCGAGCTGGGCCGGATCCTGGCCGCCCTCGACGATCTGGCCTCCGCCTGCGCGGCGGGCGAGTTCCGGCCGACGATCGAGGACGAGGACGTGCACACCGCCCTGGAGCGGGGCCTGCTGGAGCGTCTCGGCGCGCTCGGCGGCAAGCTGCGGGCCGGCCGTTCCCGTAACGACCAGGTCGCCACCGACCTGCGGCTCTACCTGCGCGACCACGCCCGTGGGGTGGCGGTGGCGCTGATCGAGCTGGCCGACGCGCTGACCGAGCAGGCGGCCCGCAACGTCGACACCCCGGCGCCCGGCCTCACCCACGTGCAGCACGCGCAGCCGGTCAGTTTCGGTCACTGGCTGCTGGCGCACGTGCAGCCGCTGCTGCGTGACCTGGAGCGGCTGAGCGACTGGGACGTGCGGACCGCGATCAGCCCGCTCGGCTCGGGCGCGCTGGCCGGCTCGTCGCTCCCGCTGGACCCGGCGGCGGTCGCCAAGGAGCTGGGTTTCACCGCCCCGGCGGCGAACTCGATGGACGCCGTGGCGGACCGGGACTTCGTGGCCGAGTTCCTCTTCGTGACCGCGCTGATCGGCGTGCACCTGTCCCGGCTCGGCGAGGAGGTGGTCCTCTGGACCTCCACCGAGTTCGGCTGGGTGGAGCTGGACGACGCCTTCGCCACCGGCTCGTCGATCATGCCGCAGAAGAAGAACGCGGACATCGCCGAGCTGGCCCGGGGCAAGAGCGGCCGGCTGGTGGGCGGCCTGGTCGCGGTGCTGACCATGCTCAAGGGCCTGCCGTTGACGTACGACCGGGACATGCAGGAGGACAAGGAGCCGGCCTTCGACGCGGTCGACACCCTGGAGCTGCTGCTGCCCGCGCTGGCCGGCATGGTCTCGACCATGACGGTCCGGGTGGACCGGCTGGCCGCGGCCGCCCCGGTGGGCTTCTCGCTGGCCACCGAGGTCGCCGACTGGCTGGTGCGCAAGGGCGTGCCGTTCCGCGACGCGCACGAGATCACCGGCAAGCTGGTGGCGCTCTGCTCGGCCCGCGAGTGCGAGCTGGAGGACCTCACCGACGACGACCTGAAGACGGTCAGCGAGCATCTCGACCCGTCGGTGCGGCAGGTGCTGTCGGTGTCGTCGGCGCTCGCGGCGCGCACCACGCCCGGCTCGACCGGCCCGGGCCCGGTGGCCGAGCAGCTCGCCGTCGTGCAGCACAAGCTGGACACGTGGCGCCAGTGGGCGGTGGAGAAGGTCGTTCCCCGCTGA